Proteins found in one Panicum hallii strain FIL2 chromosome 4, PHallii_v3.1, whole genome shotgun sequence genomic segment:
- the LOC112890478 gene encoding very-long-chain 3-oxoacyl-CoA reductase-like protein At1g24470 has protein sequence MCSSFSEPSTSSKNPPAALAILKPRQEPLSTNFSASSHTKIRRFVAQFSRSLYVEYKAKGIDVQCQAPFFVARRMVSSLVQARRLSPFVPTADAYARAAVRWIGHGPLCTPVVGHQLLWCLAGVLPDAAHDWLRMREHLRQRAAFQRVRASRASAAGRGVELTSAKS, from the exons ATGTGCTCCTCCTTTTCTGAGCCAAGCACTAGTTCCAAGAACCCGCCTGCTGCTCTGGCCATCCTCAAGCCGCGCCAAGAACCTTTGTCTACTAACTTCTCCGCCTCAAGTCATACCAAGATCCGAAG ATTCGTTGCTCAGTTCTCCAGGAGCCTTTACGTTGAGTACAAAGCCAAAGGGATTGACGTGCAGTGCCAG GCACCGTTCTTCGTGGCGAGAAGAATGGTGTCGAGCCTCGTGCAGGCCCGGAGGCTCTCGCCGTTCGTCCCAACGGCGGACGCGTACGCCCGGGCAGCGGTGCGCTGGATCGGGCACGGCCCGCTCTGCACCCCCGTCGTCGGTCACCAACTCCTGTGGTGCCTCGCCGGCGTCCTGCCGGACGCCGCGCACGACTGGCTCCGCATGCGCGAGCACCTGCGGCAGAGGGCTGCGTTTCAGAGAGTGAGAGCGTCCAGGGCGTCGGCAGCTGGGCGTGGAGTGGAATTGACATCCGCCAAAAGTTGA
- the LOC112890125 gene encoding very-long-chain 3-oxoacyl-CoA reductase 1-like, whose translation MTGPALAAWFFHLLVFVGGVSAAAFSFRVLAYLALCLRRPRDLRRRYGAWAVVTGPTSGIGRSVALELARRGLNLALLDLDAANLQETSDAITSRHTVETRTVVFDLSLVGTPQGDESMRRLRAAIEGLDVGVLVNNAGVAKPAVAYLHEAEVEAWVRMIRVNLWALTEVTAAVLPGMVERGRGAVVNMGSASSEAIPSFPLNTIYAATKRYISKFSRRLYVEYRSKGIDVQCQAPFFVATRLVPSAVLDNWLSPLVPTPDTYARAAARWIGHGPLCTPTAGHQLLWCLAGVLPDAAHDWLRMREHLRLRALSQRVRAARASAADRGEKTTRAKKMSF comes from the exons ATGACAGGACCGGCACTGGCGGCATGGTTCTTCCACTTGCTGGTTTTCGTCGGCGGCGTCTCCGCCGCGGCGTTCTCGTTCCGCGTCCTCGCCTACCTCGCGCTCTGCCTGCGCCGGCCGAGGGACCTGCGCCGCCGGTACGGCGCGTGGGCAGTGGTCACCGGCCCGACGTCCGGCATCGGCCGGTCCGTGGCGCTGGAGCTCGCGCGCCGCGGCCTCAACCTCGCCCTCCTCGACCTCGACGCTGCCAACCTCCAGGAGACCTCCGACGCGATCACGTCTCGCCACACCGTGGAGACCCGGACCGTGGTGTTCGACCTCTCGCTCGTCGGCACCCCTCAAG GCGACGAGTCGATGCGGCGGCTCCGGGCGGCGATCGAGGGCCTGGACGTCGGCGTGCTGGTGAACAACGCCGGGGTGGCAAAGCCGGCGGTGGCGTACCTGCACGAGGCCGAAGTGGAAGCGTGGGTGAGGATGATACGGGTGAACCTGTGGGCGCTGACGGAGGTCACGGCCGCCGTCCTGCCGGGGATGGTGGAGCGCGGCCGGGGCGCCGTCGTGAACATGGGCTCGGCTTCGTCGGAGGCCATCCCATCCTTCCCACTCAACACCATCTACGCCGCCACTAAACG GTACATTTCAAAGTTCTCGAGGAGACTCTACGTCGAGTATAGAAGCAAAGGGATTGATGTGCAGTGCCAG GCCCCGTTCTTCGTGGCGACCAGGCTGGTGCCGAGCGCCGTGCTAGACAACTGGCTCTCGCCGCTCGTCCCCACGCCGGACACCTACgcccgcgcggcggcgcgctGGATCGGGCACGGCCCGCTGTGcacccccaccgccggccaccagctCCTGTGGTGCCTCGCCGGCGTCCTGCCGGACGCCGCGCACGACTGGCTCCGCATGCGCGAGCACCTGCGGCTGAGAGCGTTGTCCCAGAGAGTCAGGGCGGCGAGGGCGTCAGCAGCTGATCGGGGAGAAAAAACGACGCGTGCCAAAAAAATGAGTTTTTGA
- the LOC112890479 gene encoding uncharacterized protein LOC112890479, with amino-acid sequence MTAPTTNCALIELRWSFIICICIYIENFLPIFTVKALKREQRKSSRGIGRILKEQKARLYIIRRCVVMLLSHHD; translated from the exons ATGACGGCCCCAACTACCAACTGCGCTCTTATTGAACTCCGGTGGTCCTTCATAATCTGCATCTGTATTTATATTGAGAACTTCCTGCCG ATATTCACAGTCAAAGCCTTGAAACGTGAACAAA gaaagagtagtcGAGGAATCGGCAGAATTTTGAAGGAGCAAAAGGCGAGGTTGTACATCATTCGACGATGTGTTGTCATGCTTCTCTCCCACCATGACTGA